In Chryseobacterium gleum, a single genomic region encodes these proteins:
- a CDS encoding type VI secretion system Vgr family protein translates to MSNTPGNSQAASFRPTQNADGISENHHTGINRLVKLSLVIEGKIIKYYKHFKLKQSTRRHHEFTLTLAHDTLGDRQTHSLEEANKFLGKRLTAVISYKDIDNSPERTFVGVITGVGFSQEKMSLGNIVLTGYSPTILLDGAPHIQSFGGSRPVNIGIIADEVIKQGIDKSRFDIRVDANNFSQIIYSSQYDETHYNYLARMAEAYGEQFYYDGEVLHFGKLPAQNKPITLTYGSSANDIKVELKAVHTKPQFYGYNSNKNEKLTSGSTPIKHVSDLAKTAYSHNETIYKTPALQVAPIKATTHLDVEYSQKSASGSEAVNVFSVSGNTTVPFLHPGCVADVQMRKQDSNETSYFTRIMITESEHEIDTIGHYKGSFVGIAADTGFLPKPEFTIPKAEPQTATVISNTDPEGQGRIQVRFDWQTNDTTHFIRMMSPDAGGTDQITQNRGYVAIPEVGDQVMVNFVHSHPDRPFVMGGMFHGGVALGGGVNNHLKSIQTRSGIRILMNDEEGSVTILDPSGNTYYMDGQGNISMKAPKNFTLNAGDNINITAGKEISIGAGASITSTANDNIVSIAGKDMKLTASGDITETSDTRTEMIEKEFKRQSETSNEIAGEISMFSELENMTMQSGKIVEFNSAEKSKLF, encoded by the coding sequence ATGTCAAATACACCTGGAAACTCACAAGCGGCGTCTTTTCGTCCGACGCAGAATGCAGATGGTATTTCCGAAAACCATCATACAGGTATCAATCGTTTGGTAAAACTTTCCCTTGTTATAGAAGGGAAAATTATCAAGTACTATAAACATTTCAAGCTTAAACAAAGTACAAGAAGACACCATGAATTCACACTGACACTGGCGCATGATACCCTGGGAGACAGACAGACCCACTCATTGGAAGAAGCCAATAAATTTCTTGGAAAAAGACTTACAGCGGTTATTTCCTATAAAGATATAGATAACAGCCCTGAAAGAACTTTTGTAGGGGTGATTACCGGAGTAGGATTCAGCCAGGAAAAAATGAGCCTGGGAAATATTGTGCTTACAGGATACAGTCCTACCATTCTGCTTGATGGTGCTCCTCATATTCAGAGCTTTGGAGGTTCACGGCCTGTTAATATCGGAATTATTGCAGACGAAGTAATCAAACAGGGGATTGATAAAAGCCGTTTTGATATCAGGGTTGATGCCAATAACTTTTCTCAGATCATCTACAGCAGCCAGTATGATGAAACTCACTATAACTATCTGGCGAGAATGGCTGAAGCGTATGGTGAACAGTTCTACTATGACGGAGAAGTTTTACATTTCGGAAAGTTGCCGGCTCAGAATAAACCTATTACCCTTACGTATGGAAGCAGCGCCAATGATATTAAAGTTGAGCTGAAAGCTGTACACACCAAACCGCAATTCTATGGGTATAACAGCAATAAAAACGAAAAGCTGACTTCAGGATCAACGCCCATCAAACATGTAAGTGATCTTGCAAAAACAGCATACAGCCATAACGAAACTATCTATAAAACGCCGGCTTTGCAAGTGGCTCCTATTAAAGCAACCACACATCTTGACGTTGAGTACTCTCAGAAAAGCGCTTCAGGAAGTGAGGCGGTAAATGTTTTTTCCGTTTCAGGAAACACAACCGTTCCGTTTCTTCACCCCGGTTGCGTAGCAGATGTGCAGATGCGTAAACAGGATTCTAATGAAACCTCTTATTTCACGAGGATCATGATTACAGAATCAGAGCACGAGATTGACACGATAGGTCATTACAAAGGAAGTTTTGTGGGAATTGCAGCAGATACAGGATTTCTTCCAAAGCCGGAATTTACTATTCCCAAAGCTGAGCCACAAACTGCAACTGTTATTTCCAATACAGATCCGGAAGGACAGGGAAGAATACAGGTACGATTTGACTGGCAGACCAATGATACCACTCATTTTATCCGTATGATGAGCCCTGATGCGGGAGGAACAGATCAGATTACCCAAAACCGTGGCTATGTCGCTATCCCCGAAGTAGGAGATCAGGTAATGGTTAATTTTGTACACAGCCATCCGGACAGACCTTTCGTTATGGGAGGAATGTTCCATGGAGGAGTTGCCTTGGGAGGAGGTGTTAATAATCATTTGAAATCCATTCAAACCAGAAGCGGGATCAGAATTCTGATGAATGATGAAGAAGGAAGCGTAACGATTCTGGATCCGAGCGGAAATACCTATTATATGGACGGACAAGGCAATATCAGCATGAAAGCACCTAAGAATTTTACTTTAAATGCAGGTGATAATATCAATATTACAGCAGGAAAAGAAATTTCTATAGGAGCAGGCGCAAGCATTACCAGTACCGCGAATGACAACATTGTTTCCATCGCAGGAAAAGATATGAAACTTACGGCTTCGGGAGATATTACAGAAACTTCCGATACCAGAACTGAAATGATTGAAAAAGAATTCAAGAGACAATCTGAGACTTCCAATGAAATAGCAGGGGAAATTTCCATGTTCAGCGAGCTGGAAAATATGACCATGCAAAGCGGAAAAATCGTGGAATTCAACAGTGCTGAAAAATCAAAACTTTTCTGA
- a CDS encoding ribonuclease domain-containing protein yields the protein MNGKIRSVFFICLGLLFGMSVMYVYRNFIEDKKVQSDSVKKETVNYGSTSSDGNSSSQISIDQLTEEKTVISYVKQNHRLPDYYITKNDARKQGWNPSKGNLCDVLPGKAIGGDKFGNRERRLPDGEKYFEADVNYHCGGRNADRIIYTRNGDVYLTKNHYKSFEKQ from the coding sequence ATGAACGGAAAAATAAGATCGGTTTTTTTTATATGTCTGGGACTTCTTTTCGGAATGTCCGTGATGTATGTCTACAGGAACTTTATTGAAGATAAAAAAGTTCAGTCAGATTCTGTAAAAAAAGAAACGGTGAATTATGGAAGCACTTCTTCCGATGGAAATTCATCTTCTCAGATTTCTATTGATCAGCTTACTGAAGAAAAAACGGTGATCAGCTATGTGAAACAAAATCACAGGCTTCCGGACTATTATATCACTAAAAATGACGCCAGAAAACAGGGCTGGAATCCTTCCAAAGGAAATCTTTGCGATGTGCTTCCCGGAAAAGCTATTGGAGGGGATAAATTCGGAAACAGAGAAAGGCGTCTGCCGGATGGGGAAAAGTACTTTGAAGCAGATGTAAATTACCATTGCGGCGGAAGAAATGCAGACCGTATCATCTATACCCGGAATGGTGATGTGTACCTTACCAAGAACCATTATAAAAGTTTTGAAAAACAGTAA
- a CDS encoding DUF2752 domain-containing protein, whose translation MDIDDFMFTCPSKKFLGVECLGCGAQRAIVLVFEGKFAEAFQMYPAVYTLLLFFLTLGLSFIDKKRKYSNILMILVGVNLIIMIIGYLYKHY comes from the coding sequence ATGGATATTGACGATTTCATGTTTACCTGTCCCAGTAAAAAATTCCTGGGAGTAGAATGCCTGGGATGCGGTGCACAGAGAGCAATCGTATTGGTATTTGAAGGGAAATTCGCTGAAGCTTTTCAAATGTATCCTGCTGTATATACCTTATTGTTGTTTTTTCTTACGCTGGGTTTGAGTTTCATCGATAAAAAAAGAAAATACAGTAATATTTTAATGATTTTGGTAGGAGTTAATCTTATTATTATGATCATTGGCTACCTATATAAACATTATTAA
- a CDS encoding leucine-rich repeat domain-containing protein — MMKIKIFTALYLIFMISFFYGQKLEFKDKNFEKAVLGNFDLNKNGLLEVSEAEMVMNLFLTQKGITSAEDLSLFKNVKMVVLDDNIIPDITIRKLDQLELFSCTGCKISSFKAENLKNLSSLYLDNNLLESISLEEIPKIDQLTLSLNRLKEINLTQFKVLRKLNVEHNKLQKIDISGNPALQTLNIMGNKIRETDIRKAAKTNVTIFGAED; from the coding sequence ATGATGAAAATTAAAATATTTACAGCCCTGTACCTTATTTTCATGATATCTTTTTTCTATGGGCAAAAGCTTGAATTTAAAGATAAAAACTTTGAAAAAGCAGTACTCGGAAATTTTGATCTGAATAAAAACGGATTACTGGAAGTTTCCGAAGCTGAGATGGTTATGAATCTGTTTCTGACTCAGAAAGGAATTACCTCGGCAGAAGATCTTTCCCTTTTTAAAAATGTGAAAATGGTTGTTCTGGATGATAATATAATTCCTGATATTACAATTCGTAAACTGGATCAGCTGGAGCTGTTCTCCTGTACAGGATGTAAAATTTCTTCATTCAAAGCAGAAAACCTGAAAAATTTAAGTTCATTATATCTGGACAATAATCTTTTGGAAAGTATTTCACTGGAAGAGATTCCGAAAATTGACCAATTAACATTATCTTTAAATCGATTAAAAGAAATAAACCTGACTCAGTTTAAAGTATTAAGAAAACTGAACGTAGAACATAACAAGCTTCAGAAAATTGATATTTCCGGTAATCCGGCCTTACAAACCCTTAATATCATGGGGAATAAGATAAGAGAAACAGATATCAGGAAAGCCGCAAAAACAAACGTGACTATTTTTGGAGCGGAAGACTAA
- a CDS encoding DUF2931 family protein, producing the protein MEEKYTWLGTVSAPQEYPMEVYEGAIIADDFTYPFDAIWGTQNTGWGKEGGTMNVTTERMNAPHKLEFTWYSLVEKKFYTGKWDLDKEKIRKLLDEGFVDQDTKKKTTYHSFVVGLAPKGRVVLWMKGPGNQKEIGAFQAHDTVITKEKAYDNAQYMLKEGFADRMLKDPSYKTFKPEVREKIEKEGYPDADIYNVYRERYNWKPSVILPEGATWIDFGFTSYNGEQENLFDQSLKDNTYKSRAIPKFCGFYWKDKNNNRYAVWIDAFDDKEIFDLFQKTGKDKNIDLTIKVNEDNTKVLISLDSEKDKLPVTKAKIRVSRKIEE; encoded by the coding sequence ATGGAAGAAAAATACACATGGCTGGGAACTGTTTCTGCTCCGCAGGAATATCCCATGGAAGTATATGAAGGAGCGATTATTGCCGATGATTTCACTTACCCCTTTGATGCCATCTGGGGAACACAGAATACCGGCTGGGGAAAAGAGGGAGGTACCATGAACGTAACCACCGAAAGAATGAATGCTCCTCATAAGCTGGAATTCACATGGTATTCCTTAGTGGAAAAAAAATTCTATACCGGAAAATGGGACCTGGATAAAGAAAAGATCAGAAAACTTTTGGATGAAGGGTTTGTAGACCAGGACACCAAAAAGAAAACTACTTACCATTCTTTTGTGGTAGGATTGGCTCCGAAGGGAAGAGTCGTGTTGTGGATGAAAGGTCCCGGAAACCAGAAAGAAATAGGTGCTTTCCAGGCACATGATACTGTCATTACCAAAGAAAAAGCCTATGATAATGCCCAATATATGTTGAAAGAAGGCTTTGCGGATAGAATGCTGAAAGACCCGTCCTACAAAACATTCAAGCCGGAAGTTCGTGAGAAAATTGAAAAAGAAGGATATCCTGATGCAGACATTTATAATGTATACAGAGAAAGATACAACTGGAAACCTTCCGTAATTCTCCCGGAAGGAGCCACCTGGATCGATTTCGGATTTACCAGCTATAACGGAGAACAGGAAAATCTTTTTGATCAGAGTTTAAAAGATAATACATACAAAAGCAGAGCTATACCAAAATTCTGCGGTTTTTACTGGAAAGATAAAAACAACAACAGGTATGCGGTATGGATAGACGCTTTTGATGACAAAGAAATATTTGATTTGTTTCAGAAAACAGGAAAAGACAAAAACATTGATCTGACCATTAAAGTCAATGAAGACAATACAAAGGTTTTGATATCCCTTGACTCTGAAAAAGACAAACTTCCGGTAACTAAAGCAAAAATAAGAGTATCTCGAAAGATAGAAGAATAG
- a CDS encoding GNAT family N-acetyltransferase translates to MKNDNNKTGRKKDHQQVFQLTEEAFREMEHSDHQEQFLLEKLRKSEAFIPELSLVAEDEKGTIAGHILFTKIKIVNNSESFDSLALAPVSVKPEFQNRGLGGKLILEGHRIAKELGYESVILIGHENYYPRFGYKKTSNFGISFPFDIPEENGMAVELVKDGLKNKTGVVKYPQEFGID, encoded by the coding sequence GTGAAAAATGATAATAATAAGACAGGAAGAAAAAAAGACCATCAACAGGTTTTTCAACTGACAGAAGAGGCTTTCAGAGAAATGGAACATAGTGATCATCAGGAGCAGTTTCTGTTAGAAAAGCTGAGAAAATCAGAAGCCTTTATCCCGGAATTATCATTAGTGGCAGAAGATGAAAAGGGTACAATTGCCGGACATATTCTGTTCACAAAAATAAAAATTGTCAATAATTCAGAATCTTTTGATTCACTTGCTCTGGCTCCTGTTTCAGTGAAGCCGGAATTTCAGAATCGGGGGCTTGGAGGAAAACTGATTCTGGAAGGACACCGTATTGCCAAAGAATTGGGATATGAATCTGTAATCCTTATCGGGCATGAAAATTATTATCCGCGCTTTGGTTACAAAAAAACAAGTAATTTTGGCATTTCTTTTCCATTCGATATTCCGGAAGAAAACGGGATGGCTGTAGAATTGGTAAAAGACGGATTAAAAAATAAAACAGGAGTGGTGAAATACCCGCAGGAATTTGGAATAGACTAA
- a CDS encoding cytidine deaminase — MKKDIEISYEYFKNSSELSDIENKLFERAKEARENAYAPYSQFLVGCSVLLENGEIYSGNNQENAAYPSGLCAERTTLFWVAANFPNVKIKKIFVVGGPKEFHEKNPPIPPCGACRQSLIEYETKQNENIDLYFSSMNEEVVKVHAVKDLLPFYFDSTFL, encoded by the coding sequence ATGAAAAAAGACATAGAGATCAGTTACGAATATTTTAAAAATAGCAGTGAACTGAGTGATATAGAAAATAAATTATTTGAAAGAGCCAAGGAAGCCCGTGAAAATGCTTACGCACCTTACTCCCAGTTTCTGGTAGGATGCTCCGTATTACTGGAAAACGGAGAAATCTACTCTGGAAACAACCAGGAAAATGCAGCTTATCCTTCCGGACTTTGCGCAGAAAGAACCACTCTATTCTGGGTAGCTGCCAACTTTCCGAATGTGAAAATAAAAAAGATTTTTGTAGTGGGAGGTCCGAAAGAATTTCATGAAAAAAATCCTCCTATTCCTCCGTGTGGAGCATGCCGCCAGAGTTTAATTGAGTACGAAACGAAGCAGAATGAAAATATCGACCTTTATTTTTCAAGCATGAATGAAGAGGTTGTAAAAGTGCATGCAGTGAAAGATCTGCTTCCTTTTTATTTTGATTCTACTTTTTTATAA
- the nadE gene encoding NAD(+) synthase produces the protein MQTQKVIDHIVSWLKDYATNAKVNGYVIGVSGGVDSGVVSTLAAMTGMKTLLIGMPIRQKADQVDRAQDHMNDLKSRFPNVETISVDLTPAFEEIYKTFHVNNEVYPNENLTFANTRARLRMLTLYYYGQLNGLLVCGTGNKVEDFGIGFYTKYGDGGVDVSPIADLYKTEVYELAKGLNLIKSIQEAIPTDGLWDTERTDEQQIGASYPELEKIQKEYGTKTADDYEGRDKEVFEIFDRMHKAAKHKMDPIPVCDIPEEWRA, from the coding sequence ATGCAAACACAAAAAGTAATAGATCATATTGTAAGCTGGTTAAAGGATTATGCTACAAATGCTAAAGTAAACGGATATGTAATCGGGGTTTCCGGAGGAGTGGACTCAGGAGTTGTTTCTACTTTGGCAGCAATGACAGGTATGAAAACATTACTGATCGGAATGCCGATCCGTCAGAAAGCTGATCAGGTAGATCGTGCACAGGACCACATGAATGACCTTAAATCCAGATTTCCCAATGTAGAAACAATATCTGTAGATCTGACCCCAGCGTTTGAAGAAATCTATAAAACTTTTCATGTAAATAATGAGGTATATCCCAATGAGAATTTGACCTTTGCGAATACAAGGGCACGTCTCAGAATGCTTACACTTTATTACTACGGGCAGCTGAACGGACTTCTTGTTTGTGGAACAGGAAATAAAGTAGAAGACTTCGGAATTGGTTTTTATACAAAATACGGAGATGGGGGAGTAGATGTTTCTCCGATTGCTGATCTTTATAAAACTGAAGTATATGAACTGGCCAAGGGGTTAAATCTTATCAAAAGTATTCAGGAAGCTATTCCTACAGATGGGCTTTGGGACACGGAAAGAACAGATGAGCAGCAAATTGGCGCGAGTTATCCGGAACTGGAAAAAATCCAGAAAGAATACGGAACGAAAACGGCTGACGATTACGAAGGAAGAGACAAAGAAGTTTTCGAGATTTTCGACAGAATGCATAAGGCTGCGAAACATAAAATGGATCCTATTCCGGTTTGCGATATTCCTGAGGAGTGGAGAGCATAG
- the namA gene encoding NADPH dehydrogenase NamA — protein sequence MLYTPIKFRNVELKNRWVMSPMCMYSCENGEANDFHFVHYGSRSQGGTGLLIVEATGVEPKGRITNHCMGIWNDEQAEKLQRIVEFVHKNSDSKIGIQLAHAGRKGSTWNNIQISIEEGWETVAPSPIPYHPTERIPHALTKDEIKEQVQHFKKAARRAVKAGFDIIEIHGAHGYLIHQFLSPLSNIRTDEYGGTFENRIRFLIEIVDAVNEELNENTALFVRISGTEYAENGWDIQSSVELAKILKEHAVDLIDVSSGGNIHGAKIPVFDGYQVPFSSQVRNEAGVNTGAVGLITRIEQAEEILKKGDADLIFVAREILRNPYIAVQGSFEMKEDCFFPHQYTRAKISS from the coding sequence ATGTTATATACACCAATAAAATTCAGAAATGTTGAGTTGAAAAACAGATGGGTAATGTCACCTATGTGTATGTATTCATGTGAAAACGGAGAGGCTAATGACTTCCATTTTGTACATTATGGAAGCAGGTCACAGGGCGGTACAGGTCTGCTGATTGTAGAAGCAACAGGAGTGGAGCCCAAAGGTAGAATTACCAATCACTGCATGGGTATCTGGAATGATGAACAGGCAGAAAAGCTGCAGAGAATCGTAGAATTTGTTCACAAAAATTCAGATAGTAAAATAGGAATACAGCTGGCTCATGCCGGAAGAAAAGGTTCAACATGGAATAACATACAGATTTCCATAGAAGAAGGCTGGGAAACCGTTGCGCCAAGTCCTATTCCTTATCACCCGACCGAAAGAATTCCGCATGCGCTCACTAAAGATGAGATCAAAGAGCAGGTTCAGCATTTTAAAAAAGCAGCAAGAAGAGCTGTAAAAGCCGGTTTTGATATTATTGAAATTCATGGGGCACATGGATATTTGATCCATCAGTTTTTATCGCCGCTTTCCAATATCAGAACAGATGAATACGGAGGAACTTTTGAGAACAGGATTCGGTTTTTGATTGAAATTGTAGATGCTGTTAATGAAGAATTAAATGAAAATACAGCCCTGTTTGTAAGAATTTCAGGAACAGAATATGCTGAAAACGGCTGGGATATCCAGAGCAGTGTGGAGCTGGCAAAAATTTTAAAAGAACACGCTGTAGACCTTATTGATGTATCCAGCGGCGGAAATATCCATGGGGCAAAAATTCCTGTTTTTGACGGCTATCAGGTTCCTTTTTCATCACAGGTGAGAAATGAAGCAGGAGTGAACACCGGAGCAGTAGGTTTAATTACCAGAATAGAACAGGCAGAAGAAATCCTTAAGAAAGGAGATGCTGATCTGATCTTTGTGGCAAGAGAAATTCTGAGGAATCCTTATATTGCTGTTCAGGGATCTTTTGAAATGAAGGAAGACTGTTTCTTCCCTCATCAGTATACCAGAGCCAAAATCTCTTCTTAG
- the tssD gene encoding type VI secretion system tube protein TssD, which produces MAGNSRGILKFNGGEGQKLLKLNYSVSRSTDVSGRVASDPSNALIKVTIEATEKSDVLESLLNSKYKPTSGEINFNKSHEEGTLISLKWENGYVIQHEVDFDAIDSNNMLISFVVSAESITYGNSSYDGLWPMS; this is translated from the coding sequence ATGGCAGGAAATTCAAGAGGAATCTTAAAATTCAATGGAGGTGAAGGTCAGAAGTTATTAAAGCTTAACTATAGCGTATCAAGATCTACAGACGTTTCAGGACGTGTGGCATCTGACCCGTCAAACGCATTGATCAAAGTAACAATTGAAGCAACAGAGAAATCTGATGTTTTAGAAAGTTTATTAAACAGCAAATATAAACCTACAAGCGGAGAAATCAACTTTAACAAATCTCACGAAGAAGGAACATTGATCTCTTTGAAATGGGAAAACGGATATGTTATTCAGCATGAAGTAGATTTTGATGCTATTGACAGCAACAATATGCTGATCAGCTTTGTAGTAAGTGCTGAAAGTATCACCTATGGAAATTCATCTTATGATGGGCTTTGGCCAATGAGCTAA
- a CDS encoding T6SS phospholipase effector Tle1-like catalytic domain-containing protein, producing MHNNQFGSYTPTVSKEEVLDITIGIFFDGTLNNKTNTDERKNNTDAHKKHGGKSSDNTSYNNDWSNVARMWDNYDKNFGIYIEGIGTQDKEGDATLGYAFGTGETGIRSKVRKGCEEIVKKVKTIKAEKKADKIAVLTFDVFGFSRGAAAARNFVYEIGKAKYKATARTISNEAATVTTYSDDDGKSVEAEDLPKWGHLGLKLEEAGLKVDVLKVRFLGIYDTVSSYSKYLSPMPNFSNDVEELSLNDIGKAQTVVHFIATDEHRENFDLTRVHIGTEKTFPGVHCDVGGAYENGQETWEEVETSWTTSSKLEALKAELVSEGWYEKDMLTITPGFYLSLRGTRYLLKTYSYIPLHFMAEYGIEKNLPITLKKMTDDKYSILNDQFLIGIKDHLRTYVMGNGKPYAFKHFKALRDAYGGNEVPEDRQDAYQKEVKEQNDLRFLRLHYLHWSARREGIGMDPRPNRTRVIH from the coding sequence ATGCACAACAATCAATTTGGAAGCTATACACCAACTGTATCCAAAGAGGAGGTACTGGATATTACCATTGGGATTTTTTTTGACGGAACCCTGAACAATAAAACCAATACAGACGAAAGAAAAAATAACACGGATGCCCATAAAAAACATGGTGGGAAATCATCAGACAATACAAGCTACAACAATGACTGGAGTAATGTAGCCCGCATGTGGGATAACTATGATAAAAACTTCGGTATTTATATAGAAGGTATCGGTACACAGGATAAAGAAGGAGATGCTACGCTGGGATACGCTTTCGGAACAGGGGAAACCGGGATCAGATCAAAAGTGAGAAAAGGCTGCGAGGAAATCGTAAAAAAGGTGAAAACCATTAAAGCAGAAAAAAAAGCTGATAAAATTGCAGTTCTTACCTTTGATGTGTTCGGATTCAGCCGTGGAGCTGCCGCTGCCCGTAATTTTGTATACGAAATAGGAAAAGCAAAATATAAAGCTACCGCACGTACCATTTCCAATGAAGCTGCTACAGTGACCACTTATTCAGATGATGACGGGAAAAGTGTGGAGGCAGAAGATCTTCCAAAATGGGGACATCTTGGCCTTAAGCTCGAAGAAGCAGGATTAAAAGTTGATGTGTTGAAAGTGAGATTTCTGGGGATTTACGATACCGTTTCTTCCTATTCAAAATACCTGTCACCAATGCCTAATTTCAGTAACGATGTTGAAGAATTAAGCCTGAATGACATCGGAAAAGCACAGACTGTTGTTCACTTTATCGCCACTGATGAGCACAGAGAAAACTTTGATCTCACCAGAGTACATATCGGAACCGAAAAAACATTTCCCGGTGTACACTGCGACGTGGGAGGTGCCTATGAGAACGGGCAGGAAACGTGGGAAGAAGTGGAAACATCCTGGACAACCAGTTCCAAATTAGAAGCATTAAAAGCAGAACTCGTATCAGAAGGTTGGTATGAAAAAGATATGCTTACCATTACTCCCGGATTCTATTTATCATTGAGAGGAACCCGTTATCTGCTGAAAACTTACAGCTATATTCCTCTACATTTTATGGCTGAATACGGCATTGAGAAAAATCTTCCTATCACCTTAAAAAAAATGACTGATGATAAATATTCCATTTTGAATGATCAGTTTTTAATAGGAATAAAAGACCATCTCAGAACTTATGTGATGGGAAATGGCAAGCCTTATGCCTTCAAACATTTTAAAGCGCTGCGTGATGCTTATGGTGGAAACGAAGTCCCGGAAGACCGCCAGGATGCTTATCAGAAAGAAGTAAAAGAACAGAACGATTTGAGATTCCTTCGTCTTCATTACCTTCACTGGTCAGCAAGAAGAGAAGGAATCGGTATGGATCCGAGACCAAACAGAACAAGAGTTATCCACTAG
- a CDS encoding barstar family protein gives MKTVYIDFTDIGDYEDFYTQLKEKIQLPEHFGDNLDALFDTITGSLEMPLHLEFVNMTVDQLEIFEDLLTTLEDAEEEVEDFSFSYYLEQYEDEDDDVKSEE, from the coding sequence ATGAAGACAGTATATATAGATTTTACAGACATAGGTGATTATGAAGATTTTTACACCCAGCTCAAGGAAAAAATTCAGCTTCCTGAGCATTTTGGGGATAATCTTGATGCCCTTTTTGATACCATCACCGGGAGTCTGGAAATGCCACTCCATTTAGAATTCGTCAACATGACTGTAGATCAGCTTGAGATTTTTGAAGACCTTCTGACTACTCTGGAAGATGCGGAAGAAGAAGTGGAAGATTTTAGTTTCAGTTATTATCTGGAGCAATACGAAGACGAAGATGATGATGTAAAATCTGAAGAATAA
- a CDS encoding GNAT family N-acetyltransferase, whose product MKIETERLILRKLEDEDFERLFLMDSNPEVMKYIGVPVLTDINESKKIISMIQKQYDENGVGRLGVVEKESGLLIGWSGLKLLTHETNGYKNVLELGYCFLPESWGKGYAMESGKASLDYGFNGLNADVIYAYAHSEHDASNHILRKLGFEKTGEFEEPDGICFWYELKREKYGEK is encoded by the coding sequence ATGAAAATAGAAACAGAACGATTGATTTTAAGGAAGTTGGAAGATGAAGATTTTGAACGCTTATTTCTGATGGATTCCAATCCTGAAGTCATGAAGTATATTGGTGTACCGGTTTTAACGGATATCAATGAATCAAAAAAGATCATCAGTATGATTCAGAAACAGTATGATGAGAATGGAGTAGGAAGATTGGGAGTTGTGGAAAAAGAAAGCGGACTTTTAATAGGATGGAGCGGATTGAAACTGCTTACCCATGAAACCAATGGTTATAAAAATGTGCTGGAACTGGGATATTGCTTTCTTCCTGAATCGTGGGGAAAAGGCTATGCCATGGAATCTGGAAAAGCTTCTCTTGATTATGGTTTTAATGGCCTGAATGCCGATGTTATTTATGCCTATGCACATTCTGAACACGATGCTTCTAACCATATTTTAAGAAAATTAGGCTTTGAAAAAACCGGCGAGTTTGAGGAACCGGATGGAATTTGTTTCTGGTACGAACTGAAGCGTGAAAAATACGGTGAAAAATGA